The following coding sequences are from one Triticum dicoccoides isolate Atlit2015 ecotype Zavitan chromosome 4A, WEW_v2.0, whole genome shotgun sequence window:
- the LOC119289585 gene encoding putative ATP synthase protein YMF19, translating to MPQLDKLTYFSQFFWLCLLLFTFYILLFNNNNGILGISRILKLRNQLLSRRGGEIQSKDPKNLEDISRKGFSTGLSYMYSSLSEVSQWCKTVDYLGKRRKITLISDFGEISGSRGMERQILYLISKSSYNTSSSRITCWKNIMLTHVPHGQGSIVL from the coding sequence ATGCCTCAACTTGATAAATTAACTTATTTCTCACAATTTTTCTGGTTATGTCTTCTCCTCTTTACTTTTTATATTCTCTTATTTAATAATAATAATGGAATACTTGGAATTAGTAGAATTCTCAAACTACGGAACCAACTGCTTTCGCGCCGGGGGGGCGAGATCCAGAGCAAGGACCCTAAGAATCTGGAAGATATCTCGAGAAAAGGTTTTAGCACCGGTCTCTCATATATGTACTCCAGTTTATCCGAAGTATCCCAATGGTGTAAGACCGTCGACTATTTGGGAAAAAGGAGGAAAATCACTCTGATCTCTGATTTCGGAGAAATAAGTGGCTCACGAGGAATGGAGAGACAGATTCTCTATTTGATCTCGAAGTCCTCATATAACACTTCTTCCAGTCGGATCACTTGTTGGAAAAACATAATGCTCACACATGTTCCACACGGGCAAGGAAGCATAGTATTATGA